One genomic region from Eublepharis macularius isolate TG4126 chromosome 18, MPM_Emac_v1.0, whole genome shotgun sequence encodes:
- the SERINC4 gene encoding serine incorporator 4: MTRGPDQHIQALPWGARGLGTKAGMVPACCMAQVCCCCGPAPCSLPCPCCPRTKVSTGTRLLYVLFHILACAVCCFMLSRTVAEAIKENVPFYAVLCDHLPEGTSCDTLVGYSAVYRVCFGTACFYLGQAAFLINVKSSTNFRALLHNGFWFLKLLILVGLCAAAFFIPDQRFIRAWHFVGVCGGFAFILLQLVLITAFAHTWNKNWLTGASKDKRWCLAVLLATLGFYAMASTAYTFLYKFYTHPAGCILNKRLLAFNGSLCILVSFVSVTPCVRLRPSSSGPLQASIICCYIMYLTFSALSSRPPEKVQYQGQNLTICFPSIGKDGMQIEDTTVAVLGAGVMYACVLFACNEASLLAEMFGPLWMIKIYSFEFKNPSCCFCCPGRMEEELAGRRCEQEGSSGDQQAVCSDHDRVVYNYSAFHFVFFLASLYVMMTLTNWFSYENAELETTFTHGSWSTFWVKVASGWACVLLYLWLLLAPLCLPDSLQCQHSNPPLRIIRRRRAHRISIAASPQAADSVVCATAYHEPAL, translated from the exons ATGACCAGGGGTCCAGACCAACACATCCAGGCTCTCCCTTGGGGAGCCAGGGGCCTTGGGACCAAGGCAGGGATGGTTCCTGCCTGCTGCATGGCTCAG gtctgctgctgctgcggcccAGCGCCCTGTAGCTTGCCTTGCCCCTGCTGCCCCCGCACCAAGGTGTCCACAGGCACGCGGCTCCTCTATGTGCTCTTCCACATCTTGGCCTGTGCCGTCTGCTGTTTTATGCTCTCCCGCACTGTGGCAGAAGCCATCAAGGAGAAC GTGCCTTTTTACGCTGTGCTGTGTGACCATCTTCCGGAGGGCACCAGCTGTGACACCCTGGTGGGCTACTCAGCTGTCTACAGAGTCTGCTTCGGCACAGCCTGCTTCTACCTGGGCCAGGCTGCCTTCCTGATCAATGTCAAGTCCAGCACCAACTTCCGGGCCCTGCTGCACAATGG gttCTGGTTCCTAAAGCTGCTCATTTTGGTGGGGCTGTGCGCAGCAGCCTTCTTCATTCCCGACCAGCGCTTCATCCGAG CCTGGCACTTCGTCGGTGTCTGCGGAGGCTTTGCCTTCATCCTCCTCCAGTTGGTGCTGATCACAGCCTTTGCCCACACTTGGAACAAGAACTG GCTCACAGGCGCCTCCAAAGACAAGCGCTGGTGCCTGGCGGTGCTCTTGGCCACGCTGGGCTTTTATGCCATGGCCTCCACAGCTTATACCTTCCTGTACAAATTCTACACCCACCCTGCTGGCTGCATCCTCAACAAAAGGCTCCTGGCGTTCAACGGTAGCCTGTGCATCCTCGTGTCCTTTGTCTCCGTCACACCCTGTGTCCGCCTCC GACCCTCCAGTTCCGGCCCCCTGCAGGCCTCCATCATTTGCTGCTACATCATGTACCTGACCTTCTCGGCGCTCTCCAGCCGGCCTCCAGAGAAAG TGCAGTACCAAGGACAAAATCTCACCATTTGCTTCCCCAGCATTGGCAAGGATGGGATGCAGATAGAGGATACCACCGTGGCAGTCCTGGGGGCAGGAGTCATGTATGCCTGTGTCCTCTTTGCCTG CAATGAAGCTTCCCTCCTAGCTGAGATGTTTGGGCCTCTGTGGATGATTAAGATCTACAGCTTTGAATTTAAG AACCCCTCCTGCTGTTTTTGTTGCCCAGGCAGAATGGAAGAGGAGCTGGCAG GACGCAGATGTGAACAGGAAGGGTCTTCTGGGGAccagcaggctgtctgcagtgaccacGACCGCGTCGTCTACAACTACTCAGCCTTCCACTTTGTGTTCTTCTTGGCTTCGTTGTATGTCATGATGACCCTTACCAACTGGTTCAG CTATGAGAATGCTGAGCTCGAGACCACCTTCACACATGGCAGCTGGTCAACCTTCTGGGTCAAGGTGGCGTCTGGCTGGGCTTGTGTTCTGCTCTACCTCTGGCTTCTGCTGGCTCCTCTCTGCCTACCAGACTCTCTCCAGTGCCAGCACAGCAACCCCCCTTTGCGCATCATAAGGAGGCGGCGTGCCCACCGCATCAGCATAGCTGCGTCCCCTCAAGCTGCAGACTCTGTTGTCTGTGCCACAGCCTATCACGAGCCAGCCCTCTGA
- the PDIA3 gene encoding protein disulfide-isomerase A3: METLLLALLLALVPRPGRASDVLELSDDDFDSGLADRNIALVEFYAPWCGHCKRLAPEYESAATRLKGIVPLVKVDCTANSNTCNKYGVSGYPTLKIFRNGEESGTYDGPRTADGIVTHLKKQAGPASVALRAENFEKFISEKDAAVVGFFKEMFGDAHSEFMKAASTLRDHYRFGHTSDEDLIKKYEPDGEGIFLFRPLHLANKFEESSVRFSEDKITTGKVKKFIQDNIFGICPHMTEDNKELIQGKDLLVAYYDVDYEKNPKGSNYWRNRVMKVARSFLDAGHALNFAVASQKTFGHELSEFGLESTTGDVPVVAIKTAKGEKYVMQEEFSRDGKALERFLKDYFDGNLKRYLKSEPIPESNDGPVKVAVAENFDELVNDDSKDVLVEFYAPWCGHCKNLEPKYKELAEKLSKDPNIIIAKMDATANDVPSPYEVRGFPTIYFAPAGSKQNPKKYEGGREVSDFISYLKREATYPPVLQEDEKPKKKKKVPKEDL; this comes from the exons ATGGAGACGCTGCTCCTCGCCTTGCTGCTGGCCCTCGTCCCGCGGCCCGGCCGCGCCTCCGACGTGCTGGAGCTGAGCGATGATGACTTCGACAGCGGCCTGGCTGACCGGAACATCGCCCTGGTCGAGTTCTACGCGCCTTG GTGTGGACACTGCAAACGGCTTGCCCCGGAGTATGAGTCAGCTGCCACGAGGCTTAAAGGAATCGTTCCACTGGTGAAG GTTGACTGTACAGCAAACTCTAACACTTGTAACAAGTATGGCGTGAGCGGCTACCCAACTCTCAAGATCTTCAGGAATGGGGAAGAGTCGGGTACCTACGATGGTCCAAGAACAGCTG ATGGAATTGTAACCCATCTGAAGAAACAGGCAGGCCCAGCCTCAGTTGCTCTCCGTGCTGAAAACTTTGAGAAATTTATCAGTGAAAAGGATGCTGCTGTGGTGG GATTTTTTAAGGAGATGTTTGGTGATGCACACTCAGAGTTCATGAAGGCGGCAAGCACGTTGCGGGACCATTATCGCTTCGGGCACACCAGTGATGAAGATCTCATTAAGAAATACGAGCCCGATGGCGA GGGCATCTTTCTATTCCGTCCCCTCCACCTGGCAAACAAGTTTGAAGAAAGTTCTGTGCGATTCTCAGAGGATAAGATCACCACCGGCAAGGTTAAGAAGTTCATTCAGGATAACAT TTTCGGAATCTGTCCACATATGACGGAAGACAACAAAGAACTCATCCAAGGGAAGGATCTGCTGGTGGCTTATTATGATGTGGACTATGAAAAGAATCCCAAGGGCTCAAACTACTGGCGCAATAG AGTGATGAAGGTGGCTCGAAGTTTCTTGGATGCTGGGCATGCACTCAACTTTGCTGTTGCTAGTCAGAAGACTTTTGGCCATGAACTCTCAGAGTTTGGGTTGGAAAGCACCACCGGTGACGTTCCTGTTGTTGCGATCaagacagccaagggggagaAATACGTCATGCAGGAAGAATTCTC CCGTGATGGAAAGGCTCTCGAGAGGTTCCTCAAGGATTATTTTGATGGAAATCTGAAAAGATACCTGAAGTCAGAGCCCATCCCAGAAAGTAACGACGGGCCTGTGAAG GTGGCTGTGGCTGAGAACTTCGATGAACTTGTAAATGATGATAGCAAAGATGTGCTTGTGGAATTCTATGCACCCTGGTGTGGCCACTGTAAGAACCTAGAACCGAAGTACAAGGAATTAGCAGAAAAG CTCAGCAAAGATCCCAACATCATCATCGCAAAGATGGATGCCACTGCCAATGATGTGCCTTCGCCCTATGAAGTCAGAGG CTTCCCCACTATTTACTTTGCTCCTGCGGGCAGCAAGCAAAACCCAAAGAAATACGAG GGGGGCCGTGAAGTGAGTGACTTCATCAGCTACCTGAAGCGAGAGGCTACATACCCACCTGTCCTGCAGGAGGATGAAAAGcccaagaagaaaaagaaagtacCCAAGGAAGATCTGTGA